A stretch of Parachlamydia sp. AcF125 DNA encodes these proteins:
- a CDS encoding DUF167 domain-containing protein: MLKTTLSIKVIPNSSKKGIAGWENHKLKLHISAAPEKGKANEAVIKFLSKFLGIRQQHIQIIQGETSRHKLIQIEGMDYEALIEKINEWMN; the protein is encoded by the coding sequence ATGTTGAAAACAACCCTTTCCATTAAAGTGATTCCAAATTCCTCAAAAAAGGGGATAGCAGGCTGGGAAAATCATAAGCTAAAACTTCATATTTCTGCGGCGCCAGAGAAGGGAAAGGCGAATGAGGCTGTCATCAAATTCTTGTCAAAATTTTTAGGAATAAGACAGCAACACATTCAAATTATTCAAGGGGAAACGAGCCGGCATAAATTGATTCAAATTGAAGGGATGGATTATGAAGCCTTAATTGAAAAAATAAATGAATGGATGAATTAA